The Candidatus Paceibacterota bacterium genome contains the following window.
GTTGTATTCTAACACCTCAAAACTATAGCCTAAAATAAGGCCAATATACACTTGACTAATATAGCAAAAAGGTGTATAATTGAAGTAGAGGTGGTTATGACCCAAGAAGAGATTTTCGAGATGGTTTCTGATCTCTGGCGGGGACGAAAGTTGTCCTTGTCAGAACGTGAGTATTCGGCAATTACTGCCAATACTGCCGACGCCAATGAGGCGGTTCGGAAAGCTTCGGTCTACTTTTCCGTAACTGAGGATGTTATATACGGGGAGGTAGAAAATGTACGAAGCAATACCCACGACCAGAGGCAGTGGATTAAGCAGTCAAGGCAGGAACGCCAGATGATTCTTTCTGGAGGAGTGCCTCCCTCTGTGTTTTATCAGAGATGGCGCTAAGAACAAACCGGCGAGAGCGGGAAACCAGCTCCACCGGTTTTCTGCTTTTATTTTATTCCAGCTTTATGTTCTAGGCGTGCTACTCTAGAATTAAGATTACGAATTTCATTTTGCATGAGTGAGGAAACTCTCATAAGCGGCCCAAGTATTTTTTCAATAGCTTCCAATCTTTGATCCACAGTTCTTAATTTGTTATCAATATTGAATAATGTTGTGTTTATTTCATCTTTGAAATCTCCAAACTCTGTTTTAGAAACCATATTGTCAAAACCATTTTTGGCAGAAATAGCCAAACTATCAACAGTATCAGAAACATCGTTGATAGATCCAAGGATTTCTCTCAAGGTAGGCTCTTTTGTTTTAACTGCTTTCTTTTTCATGATTGCCAATTATATCCTAATCTAAACTTCCTTCAACTTTTCTCTTATCTCTTTTAATATCCCATCAGAAAGTTTCTTGTCTTCTTTTAGGAGTTGGCGGGCGGCGTCGTAGCCACGGCCGATGGTAGTTTCGCCGTATTTGTAAGAGTTACCCGATTTTTGAATAAGGCCATATTTTTCTCCGAGAGCTAGTATTTCTCCTTCGGTAGAAATACCCTCGTTATACATTAAGTCGAACTCGGTTTGGCGGAAAGGTGCAGCTACTTTATTTTTCACCACCTTTACTCTGCACCTACCTCCCATCACTTCCTCGCCTTTTTTGATTTGGGCGATCCTTCTTATGTCTAACCTTACAGAGGTATAGAACTTGAGAGCTTTGCCTCCCGGAGTCGTCTCTGGGTTGCCGAACATCACTCCGATTTGCATTCTTATCTGGTTTATAAATATAACAATGGTTTTCGATTTCGAAGTAATGGCTGTCAGTTTGCGTAAGGCTTGCGACATCAGCCTAGCCTGCTTTCCCATGTGTTGCTGGCCCATCTCACCTTCGATTTCATCTTTTGGAGTAAGAGCCGCGACTGAGTCGATCACGATCACATCTATTTTTGCTGAACGCACCAAGGACTCGACTATCTCGAGAGCCTGCTCTCCAGTATCAGGTTGTGATACAAGTAGGTCGTCTATCTTTACACCTATTCTTTTGGCATATTCTGGGTCGAGGGCATGTTCTGCATCGATGAAGGCGCAGATACCTCCCTGTTTTTGAGCTTCAGCTATTACATGGAGAGATAGAGTAGTTTTCCCTGATGATTCAGGTCCAAATATTTCAACTATCCTACCACGTGGTAAACCTCCTACACCGAGGGCGGCGTCGAGGCCGATCGAACCAGTAGGCACTACTCCTACATCTACTTTTGGTGCTTCGCCCAGTTTCATCATCGCCTCATCTCCAAATTTATTTTTTATTTCACGCAGGGCATCGTCGATTTTTGTCGATCTTGAACTTGTAGAGTCTGTTTTCTCTACTTTCTTTTCTGTCTTTTCTGATGTTTCTTTTTTTCTTAACATATTATTTTTGTTAGGATTATTCTAATTCTGTTTCTGTGCTTGTGCTCACTTTATCGTTATTTTCTATCCACTCAGGAAAAGGCCCATTATAATAAAATTCTATCTTCTTTGATACACTTTCTCCAAACCGATCTTTCACTTCTAGTACCAGTACATTATATCCCGGATAAGCCAAAATCTCTTCTGAAAAAATACCCTCTTCGTTGCTAAATATAGGGTAGTCATTCAGGGTTATAAAGGAGGCGTTATCTACGATTCCGGCTACTTTTATTGGGTTTTGGTTCAGTGTGGCTCCAGAAGAAGGCTCTATTATTTCGATGGTGGGTCCTGTCAAAAGGTTTCTGCCGCTCCACAGGCCATAAATGCCGATTATGATCAAAACTAGGACTCCTATTTTAGTTTTGTTTTTCATTTGCGGTTTCTTCGGTAGGGAATTCAGTATTTTCTGGCAGGGTACCCTCAGGCTTTATTAGTACATCTCTTGGCTTGGCTCCTTCTCCCGGACCTATTACTCCTCTTTCTTCCAGTATATCCATTAGTCTTGCTGCACGAGCATAACCGACTCGTAATTTTCTTTGTAGATATGAAGTCGAAGCTTTACCCGCTTGGATCACTATTTCTTTAGCTTCACTATATAAATCATCCTCATCATCTCCGTCAGCGTCACTACCTATAGTAGAGGAAAAAACTGCATCAGCTTTTTTGGCCGCTTCCATATCGATCTCTCCCGGTAATTCATCTTCATATTGTTTTGCTAGGTATTCCACTACATTTTTTACTTCCGTTTCTGAAATGTAAGGCGACTGTAAGCGGATAGGTTTCGACATCTCGCCTGAAAGGTAAAGCATATCTCCCGCTCCCAAGAGTTTCTCTGCTCCCGCCGCGTCGAGGATGGTGCGAGAGTCTATCTGTGAAGCCACCTGCAAGGCAATTCTGGATGGGATATTGGCTTTGATCAATCCGGTGATTACGTTGACGCTCGGTCTCTGAGTCGAAAGTATGAGGTGGATGCCGACGGCCCTACTCATCTGAGCCAGGCGTACGATAGCCGATTCCAGTTCTCTCGGGTAAGCCTGCATGATATCAGCAAGCTCGTCGATTATTACCACAATATAAGGCATAGTTTCTCCTCCTTCTATATTTTTATGGTATGAAGCGATGTCGCGCACCTTACTTTTCTCTAATATGTCATAACGTCGATCCATTTCTTTGGCTGCCCATTTCAGAGCCATGATAGCTTTCTTTGCGTCAGTTATTACCGGTGTAAGAAGGTGGGGGATTTTGTTATACAGAGTGAGCTCCACTCTTTTAGGATCGATCATTATAAATTTCAAATTGTCTGGAGTGTTTCTAAACAAGAGTGAATTGATGAGTACGTGTATGGTGACCGATTTTCCAGAACCAGTTGCTCCTGCGATAAGGAGGTGGGGCATTTTGGCTGTATTATCGAAATAACCGAGGCCGGAAATGCTTTTACCTAGAGCGATGAGTAAAGGTTTTTCCGAGTCCTGATAAGTTGGTTCCGAAAGTAGTGAACCTAGGCCTACTGTCGTTTTTGCGCTGTTTGGTATTTCTATACCGACAAGTGACTTACCTGGTATCGGGGCCTCTATCCTGACTGGGTGAGCAGCTAGAGCAAGCTCTAAATTATTTTGCAGCCCAAGTATTTTTGAGAGCTTCACTCCCTCAGCCGGTTTCAAGGTATAACGAGTGACTGATGGACCGATCGATATTTCGTCCATCTCAACTACGATACCGAAGTTCTGTAGAGTCCTCTTTATGATGTTGGCATTGGCTTTGATGTCCCCGACTCCTGGTTTGCCCCTGTCTTTTTCTAGGAGTGAAAGAGGTGGAGGACTGAAAGCTCCCTTTGAATATGTCTTAGAGTTCAGTCCAAGCTCACCAAATTCTTTGTCTCCCACTGTCTTCATAGGTTGGAGTGGTTTTTCTAGCTTCATGTCTGATTGGGCCTTATCGTCAGGTCGTATGGCGGCAAGTGATTCTTTCGATAATTTAAGTGGTTCGTCTTTATCTTTAGATGCCCCCTCTTCAGCATTCTTTTTCTTAAATAAGAATGAAAATATTTCTGATAGGCTAAATGCAAAATCGAGCATGGCTATAAGCGAAGCTACCGATATGGCTACGAGTATTATAGATGTGGCATATATGTCAAAAAGTTTTAAGAGTGGGGTAGAAAATAAGTTACCTACGACCCCTCCTTTTCCTGAAAGGCCTAAATTTATAAGAGAGAGCGATGAAATAAAGAAAACTACCGCGGCTATTATCTGAGTCTTGCCTATGGGTTTTACTCTAGCTTTGGCATAAGCTCCTCCTTGGATCAAGAACAAAATTGGCAAAAGGAAATAACCTACTCCGAATAGGTAGTCGAATAAGGAAAAGACTCTGTCGCCAACGAATCCAGCTTTATGAATGGAGGCCAGTATAAAGAATAAGGTTAGGGTAAAGAAACATATGGCTATCATCCAACCGGTAGTTTCTTCTCGTAGGTTGACCTTAGAAACAATTCCATCTTCAACCTTTTCTTTCTTATTTCTACCCATAGATGAATATAATATCACAGGAGTGTTCACAAACTGCTTGCACTAAGGGCCGACCTGTATTATTGTCCTTTATGAGGGTTTTTAGGGACACTTGATTTTTAAAAGACAATATGATACAATATAAAAGACAGTTTACAATAAATATAAAATACGATGTCTTTTATTAATGAGCTTTACATACACAACAGATCGGAAAAACTAGTAACGGCTATTTTTCTTGTACTCAAATTTATACCAGATTCAAATAAGTTAAAGCCTAAAATTGAAGATTTAGCCTTAGAATTAGTATCCAGCACTGCCTCTTTAAAGGACAATTTTTCTTATGAAAAATCTAAGGTTCTTTCTGTTATTGAGACAATATTGCTGCAACTTTCTTCTTTGATAAACATCTCTTCAGTATCAGGTTTTGTCTCAGAGATGAACGCTTCAGTCTTAAAAACTGAATTTGACTCCCTGATTAAGACTGTAAACCAGTCGGTTAAAGATAATGATCTCAATACTAGAATAGGTAATAATTTCTTTGAAAATAAAGAAGTAAATACTCTAAATCAAGTAAATCAAAAATATGCCTTGAATGTTCCAATAGAAAAGTCAGTAATAATAAAAGACAAAAATACTAGAAGCGAAGCTAGGGAAAAAGCCATCATTGATACAGTTAGAGAAAGAGGTGAGATCAGTATAAAGGACATAGCTAAGAATATCAGAGGTTGTAGTGAAAAAACAATACAGAGGAATCTGATTTCGCTTATAGAAAGTGGCGTTTTGAAAAGGACAGGCGAAAGAAGGTGGAGTAAGTATTCTATTGCATAAGTAGTGAACTCCTAACCTTTAAATTGACTATTTGCCTCAAAAATGCAATGATAGTAGCAATTACCTTTATTGGTACTTGAAGTTTCGTAGCCGTTATCCACAATGGTTTTTGCGATAACTTGTATCAATAAGGTATTATTTTACAGTCGAAACGGCTTTCTTGGCTTTTAATTTTTAATTAAAGTCAGGAAACCGAATTATAAAATGCAGAATTATAAAATGTAGATTAAATTTTTTTATCTCACCAAACTTATTAAAATAAAAAGGTGATTTAAAAAATTCAAAAATTAGAATGATATCAAAATCAAAAACCGCAAGAGTTGTCGCTGGGTTTGTAGGTATCGCTATGGCTTTGTCTTTTGCTGTTCCAGCAGGAGCACAGTCTGTAGCTGAACTTCAAGCTTTAGTAAACAGCCTTCTTGCACAAATAAATGCTCTTCAGGTACAGATTTCCGCTCAAGGTGGATCTATGGGAGGAGCATCATTTACTAGCGATCTTACTATCGGTTCAAAAGGAGCTGATGTAACTGCTCTTCAGACTTGGCTTGTAGCTAAAGGTTACTTGTCTATGCCTGCTGGTGTAGCTATGGGTTACTTCGGTGCTCTTACACAGTCAGCTGTTGCTAAGTTCCAAGCTGAAAACGGAATTTCTCCAGCAGCTGGATATTTTGGTCCTATCACTAGGGCTAAAGTAAACGGTATGGCTGGTACTGGAACAGGTACTGGTACTGGTACCGGAACTGGTACTGGAACAGGGATATCTACTCCTGGAGTAGAAGGAACAATCAGTGCTTCTTCAAACAGCGCTGGTCTAGCTTCGACTGCTTACGAGGGTGATAGCATGGCTCCTATCTTGGGTATCAAGGTAGAGGCTAAGAATTCAGACGTTGCTGTTCAAAGAATCAAGTTAAGAATGGATGAAACAACCAACGGTACTGACACCATGTTCTACAACAAGATATACAAGAAATTGTATGTAACTGATGGTACAAATGTACTCGCTTCTGTTGACCTTAACTCTGGAACAGTTGTTAAGGACGGTAGCAACTACTACATCACTATCGCTGGTTTCAATCTTGTGATTCCTAAGAACAGCTCAAAGACTTTGGTCATAAAGGCTGATCTTCACTCATCGATTGACTCTGCTGATTACAGCAACGAAGTTTATCAACTCGGTCTTGCTGCAAACGGTATAAGAGGCGTTGATGGTGCTGGTATCGATCAATATGCTGGAGGTACTACTGATAACGGTATAGCTAGGACTACTACTATTGCTGCTACTCTAGTTGACTCTGCATCTATCATCGTTACATTGAATACATCTTCACCTAGAGTGCAGGATGTTATCTGTGCCGGTGCTGCTACTGAAAACGAGTGTGATAAGCTCACTCTCCTTACCTTCGATGTGAAGGCTGAGAAGGATGCTGTTACATTGACTGATATAAACATCGCTATCGCTAAGACTGTTACTGGTGCTGCAGCTGCGAGTGCATCTTCTACTGTTTACCTTTTCGAAGGTTCTACAGAGCTTGATAATGCTACTCTTTCTGCAAACACTGCAGTATTCGGCGATTTCGATTACGTAGTTCCAAAGGATACAACCAAGACTTTCACAGTTAAGGCTGATATCCGAAGTGCTACTGCTGCTCGCGCAAGCTTCGTAGCATCAGCATCTTCAACTGGAATTACAGCTGAAAACTCTGTAGGAGACTCAGTCTCTACAAAGAGTGGTACAGCTACTGGTTATTCGATCGGTGTAAGAGATGTTGGTCCTGAGATCACATTGGTCTCGAAGAGTATCGTAGCTCAAGGTGCGCCTCAAGCTAACGGAGCTACCACAAACGTTTCAACCTCTACTCTCACAGCTACATTTAACGTAAAAGTTAAAGCTGTCGGAGGTGCGATTGAATTCGGTACCAACCAATCTACTACTAGTCCATTCGTGTCTAGTACTACTGGATTCGGTATTTACAGGAACGGTGCGGTTGTGACAGACGTAGGTAGTAACTCTACATCTACTTCTATCACTATCCCTACGACCTGTTCTACTTCTGGATTTACCAACAGCTGTTCACTCGCTGAAGGTGCAGAAGTTACAGTACCTCTATCCTTCCAGTTCCAAGGCAGAACACTTCTTGGAGGTATCCTTACTAGCGGACTCTACTCGATTGATATTGCTCGTATCAACTGGATCAACCCAGCTGATGGCGTAAGCACTAACTCGACTTGGATGTCTGGTGAAGTTGACTGGAGAACTTCTGATGTAAGCTTCCCTTAATCGGGTCTCTTACTTCGCTTTCTCCTAGCTTCTGCTAGGGCAAAACCCCACCGTAAGGTGGGGTTTTGCTTTGTGTCTATTTTTAACTTTGTATATAATTTACGTATGAGATTCTTTAATAAAACTTTCTTCAAGTTTACTTTAGGTTTTCTCTCCATTGTTTCTCTTAGTCTTCTTCTTTTGCTTGCTGTTTCCGTCTATGCCGCCGAAGTTTCAAAAATATCTTTTATTACAGAAGAAGTTTCTGTTAAGCCGAATGAAATTTCAGAAGCCATAACCATCCAAAGCCAGGACTCTTCAGGTGCTTCTTTGCAAACTCCAGAAACTATTGATCTGGAATTTCTTTCCACATCAAGTACTGGAGAATTTTTAAATTCTGCAGGCAATCCTGTGAGCAAAACCATGAGTAAAAATACTGCTAACAGGACTTTTTATTATAAGGACTCTAACATAGGCACTCATACTTTATCGGTCAAAGCTGTCGGTAGGGATTCGCAGAGAGAGTGGAACACTAGTCAAAAAATAACAGTTTCCTCTGGTGCCTCTACTCCTTCTGCGAATCAAAATCAAACTCAAAACCAAAACAACTCAAATTCCTCTGGTGAGGTTTTAGGTGAAGATTCTGAAGAGGATGGTTCAAGTCTGTCCTCTACTGGAGGACCTTCTTCTCCTCAATATGGTTCACAGGCTTCATCTCTCGAAGTTCTAGCTGGGCGTGACAGAGTCACTGCTCCAGGTAGTCCTCTCATGTTTCAGGCTTACGTGAAGAAAAATGTTAACTCAAACTCTTCTCTCGAATTCGACTGGTCGTTTGGCGATGGTAATGTCGGTCGTGGGGCTATGGTCTACCATACATATATCCATCCAGGGGATTATGCAGTTGTCCTAAATGTTAATTCAGGAAGTAATTTTTCTACTAGCAGATTGAAAGTGAAAGTAGTTTCTCCTAGGATGTCAGTCTCAGCCAAAGAAGGTTATGTAGAAGTTTCTAATGAAGGCAATACTGAAATCAATTTGTTTAACTGGAGGCTAGAGAGCGATGGCAGGGGGTTCATTTTCCAGCCTGATACGATTATTTTGCCTCATTCCTCAGTCCGTTTTGAAAATTCTTTATTGGGTATGAAATGGGCCGAGAGTGAGGGTACTGCCCTCCGGGATTCTTTCAATAGAGTATTGACTAGTGAGCCGGGCCTCTCTGCGCAGGTTGATAGGGATAAGGGTAACGATTTCCTACTAGAACTTGGATTAATCCGCAATCAGGCTATTTCTTTGAGAGATAAACTTTTAGCTCTATCGTTACCTACTCCTATTACTGTGACCGATATTGCAGAAGAAATTCCTCAGGCTGAAGCCGCCGCTACGGTCCTTTATGAATCTGAATCCGATGAAAGGGAATCTGGCAAAGGATTGACAAATTTTATAAAAAGTATATTCTCTGACTAAAGCTTCGAAGACCACTGGTTTATCCTGAGCGTAAGCGAAGGGCTGTAAAATTTCCGGTGCAGTAGCAAAACTATTTTTGCTTTTCTCGAGCTTGGTCGGTTCTAAGAATTTTCAGACTTTCTGTTTGAAAATTAAAAATTAAAAACCAGCCCGACGAAGTCATTCTGGCGGGTTGTAAACTAAAAATCGTGCCAATAAATAAAGAAAAAAAGAAGGAGATAGTTTCTGATCTTAAGAAAGCGATGGGTGACGCTAAGTCTATGGTGTTCGTGAATTTCCACGGTCTTTCTGTAGCTGATTCTAGTGTCATGAGGAAGGCTCTTAGAAAAGAAGATGTAAATTTTTCTGTCGCTAAGAAAACTTTGATCAAGATAGCTCTGGATGAAGTTGCCCCAGAAGGTGAGAGGCCGGAGTTCAAGGGTGAGCTTGCTCTCGCTTGGAGCGACGACCTGCTCGCTCCCGCAAGAGGCGTTTATGAATTCCAAAAGAAATTCGACGGTAAAATATCTATTCTTGGAGGAGTCTTTGAGAAGAAATATATGTCGGCTATCGAGATGCTAGGCATCGCTTCCATTCCTCCTCTTGATGCCCTGAGAGGGATGTTTGTAAATATTGTAAATTCACCGATACAGAGATTTGCAATAGCATTGGGTCAGATAGCAGAGAAGAAGAATTAAAAGAAAAATTAATCTTAAAATTATGTCAGAAGAAACAACAGAGATAAAAACAGAAGTAGTAGTGCCGGAAAAATTCAAAAAAATTGTAGAAGAAGTGGAAAAGATGTCTGTTCTTGATTTGAACGAACTTGTGAAAGTTTTTGAAGCTAAGTTTGGTGTTAGTGCGACTGCTGTTGCCGCCGCTGGTCCTGCCGCCGCTGGTCCTGCCGCTGAAGAGAAATCGACTTTCACTGTCGAGCTTGCCGATGGTGGTGCACAAAAGATTGCTGTTATCAAAGTAGTGAAGGAGCTTCTTGCTCTCGGCCTGAAGGATGCGAAGGATAAGGTTGATGGCGCTCCAATAGTACTTGTCGAAGGTATGAAAAAGGAGGAAGCCGAAGCCCTCAAGAAAGCGGTAGAGACGGCTGGAGGTAAAGTAAATTTGAAGTAAGCGAAGCTTGCTGAAAGTAACTTTACCGAAGGCCGTAGTTTGATGAGGACGAAGGTGTCTGAGTCAGCAGACGAGGACAAGGATTTTCCTCCCCAGGCAAATTCTGCCAAGGAGGTAACTAACTACCAAAAAAGCCCTGTTTCAAGGGCTTTTTTGGTACCCATATTTATCCCTATTTTTCTCCTTGACTTTATACCAGAATGGGTGTATAATTAAGAACAGAGATTAGTCCTAAGTTGTGCATTCTA
Protein-coding sequences here:
- the recA gene encoding recombinase RecA, coding for MLRKKETSEKTEKKVEKTDSTSSRSTKIDDALREIKNKFGDEAMMKLGEAPKVDVGVVPTGSIGLDAALGVGGLPRGRIVEIFGPESSGKTTLSLHVIAEAQKQGGICAFIDAEHALDPEYAKRIGVKIDDLLVSQPDTGEQALEIVESLVRSAKIDVIVIDSVAALTPKDEIEGEMGQQHMGKQARLMSQALRKLTAITSKSKTIVIFINQIRMQIGVMFGNPETTPGGKALKFYTSVRLDIRRIAQIKKGEEVMGGRCRVKVVKNKVAAPFRQTEFDLMYNEGISTEGEILALGEKYGLIQKSGNSYKYGETTIGRGYDAARQLLKEDKKLSDGILKEIREKLKEV
- a CDS encoding DNA translocase FtsK — protein: MGRNKKEKVEDGIVSKVNLREETTGWMIAICFFTLTLFFILASIHKAGFVGDRVFSLFDYLFGVGYFLLPILFLIQGGAYAKARVKPIGKTQIIAAVVFFISSLSLINLGLSGKGGVVGNLFSTPLLKLFDIYATSIILVAISVASLIAMLDFAFSLSEIFSFLFKKKNAEEGASKDKDEPLKLSKESLAAIRPDDKAQSDMKLEKPLQPMKTVGDKEFGELGLNSKTYSKGAFSPPPLSLLEKDRGKPGVGDIKANANIIKRTLQNFGIVVEMDEISIGPSVTRYTLKPAEGVKLSKILGLQNNLELALAAHPVRIEAPIPGKSLVGIEIPNSAKTTVGLGSLLSEPTYQDSEKPLLIALGKSISGLGYFDNTAKMPHLLIAGATGSGKSVTIHVLINSLLFRNTPDNLKFIMIDPKRVELTLYNKIPHLLTPVITDAKKAIMALKWAAKEMDRRYDILEKSKVRDIASYHKNIEGGETMPYIVVIIDELADIMQAYPRELESAIVRLAQMSRAVGIHLILSTQRPSVNVITGLIKANIPSRIALQVASQIDSRTILDAAGAEKLLGAGDMLYLSGEMSKPIRLQSPYISETEVKNVVEYLAKQYEDELPGEIDMEAAKKADAVFSSTIGSDADGDDEDDLYSEAKEIVIQAGKASTSYLQRKLRVGYARAARLMDILEERGVIGPGEGAKPRDVLIKPEGTLPENTEFPTEETANEKQN
- a CDS encoding DeoR family transcriptional regulator encodes the protein MSFINELYIHNRSEKLVTAIFLVLKFIPDSNKLKPKIEDLALELVSSTASLKDNFSYEKSKVLSVIETILLQLSSLINISSVSGFVSEMNASVLKTEFDSLIKTVNQSVKDNDLNTRIGNNFFENKEVNTLNQVNQKYALNVPIEKSVIIKDKNTRSEAREKAIIDTVRERGEISIKDIAKNIRGCSEKTIQRNLISLIESGVLKRTGERRWSKYSIA
- a CDS encoding peptidoglycan-binding protein, whose translation is MISKSKTARVVAGFVGIAMALSFAVPAGAQSVAELQALVNSLLAQINALQVQISAQGGSMGGASFTSDLTIGSKGADVTALQTWLVAKGYLSMPAGVAMGYFGALTQSAVAKFQAENGISPAAGYFGPITRAKVNGMAGTGTGTGTGTGTGTGTGISTPGVEGTISASSNSAGLASTAYEGDSMAPILGIKVEAKNSDVAVQRIKLRMDETTNGTDTMFYNKIYKKLYVTDGTNVLASVDLNSGTVVKDGSNYYITIAGFNLVIPKNSSKTLVIKADLHSSIDSADYSNEVYQLGLAANGIRGVDGAGIDQYAGGTTDNGIARTTTIAATLVDSASIIVTLNTSSPRVQDVICAGAATENECDKLTLLTFDVKAEKDAVTLTDINIAIAKTVTGAAAASASSTVYLFEGSTELDNATLSANTAVFGDFDYVVPKDTTKTFTVKADIRSATAARASFVASASSTGITAENSVGDSVSTKSGTATGYSIGVRDVGPEITLVSKSIVAQGAPQANGATTNVSTSTLTATFNVKVKAVGGAIEFGTNQSTTSPFVSSTTGFGIYRNGAVVTDVGSNSTSTSITIPTTCSTSGFTNSCSLAEGAEVTVPLSFQFQGRTLLGGILTSGLYSIDIARINWINPADGVSTNSTWMSGEVDWRTSDVSFP
- a CDS encoding PKD domain-containing protein — translated: MRFFNKTFFKFTLGFLSIVSLSLLLLLAVSVYAAEVSKISFITEEVSVKPNEISEAITIQSQDSSGASLQTPETIDLEFLSTSSTGEFLNSAGNPVSKTMSKNTANRTFYYKDSNIGTHTLSVKAVGRDSQREWNTSQKITVSSGASTPSANQNQTQNQNNSNSSGEVLGEDSEEDGSSLSSTGGPSSPQYGSQASSLEVLAGRDRVTAPGSPLMFQAYVKKNVNSNSSLEFDWSFGDGNVGRGAMVYHTYIHPGDYAVVLNVNSGSNFSTSRLKVKVVSPRMSVSAKEGYVEVSNEGNTEINLFNWRLESDGRGFIFQPDTIILPHSSVRFENSLLGMKWAESEGTALRDSFNRVLTSEPGLSAQVDRDKGNDFLLELGLIRNQAISLRDKLLALSLPTPITVTDIAEEIPQAEAAATVLYESESDERESGKGLTNFIKSIFSD
- the rplJ gene encoding 50S ribosomal protein L10 → MPINKEKKKEIVSDLKKAMGDAKSMVFVNFHGLSVADSSVMRKALRKEDVNFSVAKKTLIKIALDEVAPEGERPEFKGELALAWSDDLLAPARGVYEFQKKFDGKISILGGVFEKKYMSAIEMLGIASIPPLDALRGMFVNIVNSPIQRFAIALGQIAEKKN
- the rplL gene encoding 50S ribosomal protein L7/L12; this encodes MSEETTEIKTEVVVPEKFKKIVEEVEKMSVLDLNELVKVFEAKFGVSATAVAAAGPAAAGPAAEEKSTFTVELADGGAQKIAVIKVVKELLALGLKDAKDKVDGAPIVLVEGMKKEEAEALKKAVETAGGKVNLK